A region from the Rosa rugosa chromosome 6, drRosRugo1.1, whole genome shotgun sequence genome encodes:
- the LOC133716349 gene encoding GABA transporter 1-like, with amino-acid sequence MEPVVVATEEDEANNIPKKLDAGALFVLKSRGSWLHCGYHLTTSIVAPALLSLPYAPSLMGWFAGVICLTVSALVTFYSYNLLSLVLEHHAHLGQRQLRFRDMARDILGPRWGRYFVGPIQFGLCYGAVIACILLGGQSLKYIFLLSSSRPETMKLYQFVSIFGQVSFDVHDRNIFNNSLITILESTREILTLPVFTLLKSKGTT; translated from the exons ATGGAGCCAGTAGTAGTGGCAACAGAGGAAGATGAAGCCAACAATATTCCAAAGAAACTAGATGCTGGAGCTCTATTTGTGCTCAAATCCAGAG GGTCATGGTTGCACTGTGGATATCACTTGACAACTTCAATTGTAGCTCCTGCACTCTTGAGTCTTCCCTATGCACCTTCCCTGATGGGTTGGTTTGCCGGCGTTATATGCCTGACTGTTTCAGCTCTGGTAACTTTCTATTCCTACAACCTTCTGTCCTTGGTTTTAGAGCACCATGCTCACCTTGGTCAGCGCCAGCTTCGCTTCCGCGACATGGCCAGGGATATTTTGG GACCAAGATGGGGAAGATATTTTGTAGGTCCAATTCAATTTGGCCTATGCTATGGTGCAGTTATAGCTTGCATTCTTTTAGGAGGACAGAGCCTTAAG TACATATTTCTGCTCTCTAGTTCAAGGCCAGAGACCATGAAACTCTACCAATTCGTTAGTATATTTGGTCAAGTGAGTTTTGACGTCCATGACAGGAATATTTTCAATAATAGCTTGATCACTATTCTTGAGTCAACTCGCGAGATTTTGACACTACCTGTTTTTACGCTTTTGAAGAGTAAAGGAACAACATAA
- the LOC133717899 gene encoding GABA transporter 1-like isoform X1: MEPVVVATEEDEANNIPKKLDAGALFVLKSRGSWLHCGYHLTTSIVAPALLSLPYALSLMGWFAGVICLTVSALVTFYSYNLLSLILEHHAHLGQRQLRFRDMARDILGPRWGRYFVGPIQFGLCYGAVIACILLGGQSLKYIFLLSSSRPETMKLYQFVIIFGVLMLVLAQIPSFHSLRHLNLVSLVLSLAYSACATAGSIYIGNSMNAPGKDYSLNGSKQNRIFGSFNAISIIATTYGNGIIPEIQATIAPPVKGKMLKGLCVCYAVVLSTFFSVAISGYWAFGNQAKGTILLNFLVDEKPLLPTWVLLMTNVFTFLQVAAVSVVYLQPTNEVLERKFVNAKIDQFSVRNVVPRLVYRSLSVVIATTVAAMFPFFGDINALIGAFGCIPLDFILPMVLYNVVFKPSKYSLLFWGNTIIASTFSALGVLGAISSIRQIILDANTFSLFANV; encoded by the exons ATGGAGCCAGTAGTAGTGGCAACAGAGGAAGATGAAGCCAACAATATTCCAAAGAAACTTGATGCTGGAGCTCTATTTGTGCTCAAATCCAGAG GGTCATGGTTGCACTGTGGATATCACTTGACAACTTCAATTGTAGCTCCTGCACTCTTGAGTCTTCCCTATGCACTTTCCCTGATGGGTTGGTTTGCCGGCGTTATATGCCTGACTGTTTCAGCTCTGGTAACTTTCTATTCCTACAACCTTCTGTCCTTGATTTTAGAGCACCATGCTCACCTTGGTCAGCGCCAGCTTCGCTTCCGCGACATGGCCAGGGATATTTTGG GACCAAGATGGGGAAGATATTTTGTAGGTCCAATTCAATTTGGCCTATGCTATGGTGCAGTTATAGCTTGCATTCTTTTAGGAGGACAGAGCCTTAAG TACATATTTCTGCTCTCTAGTTCAAGGCCAGAGACCATGAAACTCTACCAATTCGTTATTATATTTGGTGTCCTAATGCTAGTGTTGGCACAAATTCCATCATTCCACTCCTTAAGGCATCTCAACCTTGTCTCTCTGGTCCTTTCTCTTGCCTATAGCGCCTGTGCCACAGCCGGTTCCATATACATTG GAAATTCCATGAATGCTCCTGGGAAGGACTATTCCTTAAATGGAAGCAAACAGAATCGCATTTTTGGATCCTTCAATGCTATTTCAATCATTGCTACCACGTACGGAAATGGCATTATTCCTGAAATACAG GCTACTATAGCACCGCCAGTCAAAGGAAAAATGTTAAAGGGATTATGTGTATGTTATGCTGTTGTCCTTTCAACATTTTTCAGTGTTGCTATATCGGGATATTGGGCATTTGGTAATCAGGCCAAAGGTACAATTTTACTCAACTTTCTAGTTGATGAGAAGCCTCTGTTGCCGACTTGGGTTCTCTTGATGACTAATGTCTTCACCTTCTTGCAAGTAGCAGCTGTTAGTGTG GTTTACTTGCAACCAACAAATGAAGTGCTCGAACGCAAGTTTGTCAATGCCAAGATTGATCAGTTCTCTGTTCGAAATGTAGTGCCAAGGTTGGTTTATCGATCATTGTCTGTCGTGATAGCCACAACAGTTGCAGCTATGTTTCCTTTCTTTGGAGACATCAACGCTCTAATCGGAGCATTTGGTTGTATTCCTCTCGACTTCATTTTGCCAATGGTGTTGTACAATGTTGTATTCAAACCATCCAAGTACAGCCTTCTTTTCTGGGGAAACACAATAATTGCTTCAACCTTTTCAGCATTAGGAGTCTTAGGGGCAATATCTTCAATCCGTCAAATAATTCTTGATGCCAACACGTTTAGTTTGTTTGCTAACGTATAA
- the LOC133716066 gene encoding GABA transporter 1-like: MGTVAAPFMMELASEGDQKQNGAEAPGGPPKELDAGALFVLKSQGSWLHVGYHLTTSIVAPVLLSLPFAMALLGWVGGVICVALAGLVTFYSYNLLSLVLEHQEKLGHRQLRFRDMAKDILGPAWGKYFVGPLQFWICYGAVIACTLLGGQSLKFIYLLSNPDGTMKLYQFIIMFGCVTLFLAQMPSFHSLRHINLVSLILCLAYSACVTAGCIYIGHTNNAPIKDYSIKGSTKDRYFGIFNGISIIATTYASGIIPEIQATLAPPVKGKMFKGLCVCYSVIVTTYFSVAMSGYWVFGNQAMGTVLSNFMGVDGKLLLPTWFLVMTNVFTLVQVMAVTVVYLQPTNEVFEKKFADPKMDQFSIRNVVPRLILRSVTVVVATFFAAMLPFFGDIMALFGAFGCIPLDFILPMIFYNVAFKPSKQSLIFWVNTLIAGVSFLLVGVGAVASVRQIVLDAKTYRLFANM; this comes from the exons atgggaacTGTTGCTGCTCCATTCATGATGGAATTAGCATCTGAGGGTGATCAGAAGCAAAATGGTGCCGAGGCGCCCGGCGGCCCTCCGAAAGAGCTTGACGCCGGAGCTCTCTTCGTTCTCAAATCGCAAG GGTCGTGGTTACATGTTGGGTACCACTTGACGACATCTATAGTGGCTCCGGTGCTTCTAAGTCTTCCGTTTGCGATGGCCTTGCTCGGCTGGGTTGGGGGAGTCATTTGTGTAGCCTTGGCAGGTTTGGTCACCTTCTACTCCTACAATCTTCTCTCTTTAGTTCTTGAGCACCAAGAAAAGCTTGGGCATCGTCAACTTCGCTTTCGAGACATGGCCAAAGACATTTTAG GTCCTGCATGGGGCAAATATTTTGTCGGTCCTTTGCAATTTTGGATATGCTATGGTGCAGTCATCGCTTGCACATTACTTGGAGGGCAGAGCCTTAAG TTTATTTACTTGCTCTCTAATCCAGATGGAACAATGAAGCTGTACCAGTTTATTATTATGTTCGGATGCGTCACACTCTTTTTGGCTCAAATGCCATCCTTCCACTCCTTAAGGCATATTAACCTCGTTTCTCTAATCCTTTGTCTTGCATATAGCGCCTGCGTCACTGCTGGCTGCATATACATTG GGCATACGAACAATGCTCCTATAAAGGACTATTCCATAAAAGGAAGTACAAAAGATCGGTATTTTGGTATCTTTAATGGCATCTCAATCATCGCTACCACATACGCAAGTGGAATAATTCCGGAGATACAG GCAACTTTGGCACCTCCAGTAAAAGGCAAGATGTTCAAAGGGCTATGTGTGTGCTATAGTGTGATAGTGACAACCTATTTCAGTGTCGCAATGTCTGGGTATTGGGTGTTTGGCAACCAAGCTATGGGAACAGTTCTTTCCAATTTTATGGGTGTTGATGGGAAGCTTTTACTCCCTACCTGGTTTTTGGTCATGACCAATGTCTTCACTCTTGTGCAAGTCATGGCTGTCACAGTG GTTTACTTGCAACCAACAAATGAAGTGTTTGAAAAGAAATTTGCAGACCCAAAAATGGATCAATTTTCCATCCGTAATGTTGTGCCGCGGTTGATTCTCCGGTCGGTCACCGTCGTGGTAGCTACATTTTTTGCTGCGATGTTACCTTTCTTCGGAGATATCATGGCATTGTTTGGGGCATTTGGATGCATTCCTCTAGATTTCATTTTGCCAATGATATTCTACAATGTGGCTTTCAAGCCCTCAAAGCAAAGCCTCATATTTTGGGTTAACACATTGATAGCAGGAGTGTCGTTCTTGTTGGTTGGGGTAGGGGCTGTAGCATCTGTTAGACAGATTGTTCTTGATGCTAAAACATATCGCCTGTTTGCTAACATGTGA
- the LOC133715319 gene encoding pyrroline-5-carboxylate reductase-like, whose translation MEALPIPTETYKVGFIGAGKMAESIARGVVRSGILPPNRIATSHSSTARRQAFESFGVHLLPRNDDVVEASDILIFSVKPQVVKDVVLQLRPLLSTKKLLVSIAAGVKLKDLQDWAGHSRFIRVMPNTPSAVGVAASVLSLGGAATEQDGDLIAELFGSVGKIWKADEKLFDAITGLSGSGPAYIYLAIEALADGGVAAGLPRELALGLASQTVLGAASMATSSGKHPGQLKDDVTSPGGTTIAGIHELEKGGFRGILMNAVVAAARRSRELSQN comes from the exons ATGGAGGCGCTACCCATCCCGACGGAGACGTACAAGGTTGGCTTCATCGGAGCAGGTAAAATGGCGGAGAGCATCGCCAGAGGTGTCGTCCGATCAGGCATTCTCCCCCCAAATCGCATCGCTACCTCCCACTCCAGCACCGCTCGACGCCAAGCCTTTGAGTCCTTCGGCGTCCACCTCCTCCCTCGCAACGACGAC GTGGTTGAAGCGAGTGATATCCTCATTTTCTCTGTCAAACCTCAAGTTG TTAAAGATGTAGTCTTGCAACTGAGGCCATTGCTTTCCACAAAGAAGCTGCTTGTTTCAATTGCAGCTGGAGTCAAATTGAAAGATCTCCAG GATTGGGCCGGTCACAGCCGATTTATCAGGGTAATGCCCAATACTCCTTCTGCTGTTGGTGTTGCAGCATCAG TTTTGAGCTTGGGAGGAGCTGCAACTGAACAAGATGGAGACTTAATAGCTGAATTATTTGGATCAGTAGGCAAGATATGGAAAGCCGATGAAAAGTTGTTTGATGCAATTACTGGCCTAAG TGGCAGTGgtcctgcatatatatatttggctaTAGAGGCTTTGGCAGATGGAGGAGTTGCTGCAGGTCTACCACGAGAACTTGCATTGGGTCTAGCATCTCAAACT gtatTAGGAGCAGCATCTATGGCTACTAGTTCTGGGAAGCATCCAGGTCAGCTAAAAGATGATGTAACATCACCTGGTGGAACTACCATTGCTGGCATTCATGAACTGGAGAAGGGTGGATTTCGTGGAATATTGATGAATGCAGTTGTTGCTGCTGCCAGGCGCAGCCGAGAACTTTCACAGAACTAG
- the LOC133717315 gene encoding ATP-dependent RNA helicase DBP3, translating to MAKGDDAVRKKLNKANRKKLRKDDRSSSSVTARVASIIAAKKRRQSGKRRKCQGMCFSLPTLEDPFNDRNGRKDFEKETKKVMLPHRDESEFLREKCKEIIRKNEKAKNPGLKNMKVTSLKNEQKKSLPFTSIDSAVQRSRIDSVRTKTQLSGKQEQACKNSDCPSKYLIRCLNEIENSLRCDGTYSNEEDKPLFVSTWGVEFWKCYSAGKDILETSGTSSTIEQIAWIVSSAADSISRKDEEGPPATSPFLLFLVASQEKAARVRSVCKPLKVLGIHTVSIHPGASLDHQIQGLKSSEPEFMISTPERLLELLSLKAIDLSGVSWLIVDGLESFHKHGYLDKVNSIRNYISRTTRAVVFDDCFRRACVPVVQTLLTGSVQRLSLNDSVTSQSACIIQSVNMSSLKEKLSKAVQILGQPFAQASKVLYVVGKDSQNHKLVAALKLKGHSISFVSACSEVGNSMDLKGKMKPAVSMIDADQIHTSELGEYECVVIYDCPLSIESYVRILTNVARYTVNGVLHTFFTSEDAKLAGPLIKILEQCGQSVPEALRKMSLSSAML from the exons ATGGCGAAAGGTGACGACGCAGTGAGGAAGAAGCTAAACAAGGCCAACAGGAAAAAGCTACGCAAGGATGAccgttcttcctcctccgttACCGCTCGCGTCGCCTCCATTATCGCCGCCAAAAAGCGCCGCCAGTCCGGCAAACGCCGCAAATGCCAG GGTATGTGCTTTAGCCTTCCTACGCTAGAGGATCCCTTCAATGACAGGAATGGAAGAAAGGATTTTGAGAAAGAAACCAAGAAAGTCATGCTTCCACATAGGGATGAGAGTGAGTTTCTCAGGGAAAAATGTAAAGAAATTATTAGAAAGAATGAAAAGGCAAAGAATCCCGGGCTGAAGAATATGAAGGTAACGAGTTTGAAGAACGAGCAGAAGAAATCACTCCCGTTTACGTCTATTGATAGTGCGGTGCAGAGAAGCAGAATTGACTCGGTTAGGACAAAGACTCAGCTGAGTGGGAAACAGGAACAGGCCTGCAAAAACTCAGATTGTCCGTCCAAGTATCTGATTCGGTGTTTGAATGAAATTGAGAATTCACTGCGTTGTGATGGTACCTACAGTAATGAGGAGGACAAGCCATTATTTGTTAGTACCTGGGGAGTTGAGTTTTGGAAATGTTATTCAGCTGGAAAGGATATATTAGAGACAAGTGGAACTTCTTCGACAATAGAGCAAATTGCTTGGATTGTTTCCAGTGCTGCTGATTCAATTTCTAGAAAGGATGAAGAAGGTCCGCCAGCCACCAGTCCATTTCTTTTGTTCCTTGTTGCATCTCAGGAGAAAGCAGCCAGG GTGCGTTCAGTGTGCAAACCTTTGAAGGTTCTTGGAATACATACAGTGAGTATACACCCAGGTGCTTCCTTAGATCACCAGATTCAAGG TCTGAAGAGTTCGGAGCCTGAGTTTATGATCTCAACACCTGAGAGACTCTTGGAGCTTCTTTCCTTGAAGGCCATTGATCTATCAGGGGTTTCTTGGCTG ATCGTTGATGGACTGGAGTCTTTTCATAAACATGGTTATCTTGATAAAGTAAATTCCATCCGAAATTATATATCCAGAACAACCCGTGCAGTTGTTTTTGATGATTGTTTTAGACGTGCCTGTGTACCAGTGGTGCAAACTCTTCTGACAGGATCAGTCCAGAGATTATCTCTGAATGATTCTGTCACCAGTCAAAGTGCATGCATCATTCAGTCAGTAAACATGTCTTCACTGAAAGAAAAACTATCAAAG GCAGTCCAAATTCTGGGTCAACCTTTTGCTCAGGCTTCAAAGGTGCTATATGTAGTAGGGAAAGATAGCCAGAATCATAAACTAGTTGCTGCGCTAAAACTCAAGGGTCATTCCATCTCATTTGTCTCGGCCTGTTCAGAAGTTGGTAACAG TATGGATTTGAAGGGCAAGATGAAGCCTGCAGTGTCCATGATTGATGCAGACCAAATTCATACCAGCGAGTTGGGTGAATATGAATGTGTAGTTATATACGATTGTCCTCTATCCATTGAAAGTTATGTTCGAATCCTCACAAACGTGGCCCGTTACACTGTGAATGGTGTACTGCATACCTTTTTTACCTCAGAAGATGCAAAACTTGCCGGACCATTGATCAAGATCCTTGAGCAATGTGGGCAGTCAGTGCCTGAAGCGCTACGAAAAATGTCTCTTTCATCAGCCATGTTGTAA
- the LOC133717899 gene encoding GABA transporter 1-like isoform X2, which yields MVALWISLDNFNCSSCTLESSLCTFPDGLVCRRYMPDCFSSGPRWGRYFVGPIQFGLCYGAVIACILLGGQSLKYIFLLSSSRPETMKLYQFVIIFGVLMLVLAQIPSFHSLRHLNLVSLVLSLAYSACATAGSIYIGNSMNAPGKDYSLNGSKQNRIFGSFNAISIIATTYGNGIIPEIQATIAPPVKGKMLKGLCVCYAVVLSTFFSVAISGYWAFGNQAKGTILLNFLVDEKPLLPTWVLLMTNVFTFLQVAAVSVVYLQPTNEVLERKFVNAKIDQFSVRNVVPRLVYRSLSVVIATTVAAMFPFFGDINALIGAFGCIPLDFILPMVLYNVVFKPSKYSLLFWGNTIIASTFSALGVLGAISSIRQIILDANTFSLFANV from the exons ATGGTTGCACTGTGGATATCACTTGACAACTTCAATTGTAGCTCCTGCACTCTTGAGTCTTCCCTATGCACTTTCCCTGATGGGTTGGTTTGCCGGCGTTATATGCCTGACTGTTTCAGCTCTG GACCAAGATGGGGAAGATATTTTGTAGGTCCAATTCAATTTGGCCTATGCTATGGTGCAGTTATAGCTTGCATTCTTTTAGGAGGACAGAGCCTTAAG TACATATTTCTGCTCTCTAGTTCAAGGCCAGAGACCATGAAACTCTACCAATTCGTTATTATATTTGGTGTCCTAATGCTAGTGTTGGCACAAATTCCATCATTCCACTCCTTAAGGCATCTCAACCTTGTCTCTCTGGTCCTTTCTCTTGCCTATAGCGCCTGTGCCACAGCCGGTTCCATATACATTG GAAATTCCATGAATGCTCCTGGGAAGGACTATTCCTTAAATGGAAGCAAACAGAATCGCATTTTTGGATCCTTCAATGCTATTTCAATCATTGCTACCACGTACGGAAATGGCATTATTCCTGAAATACAG GCTACTATAGCACCGCCAGTCAAAGGAAAAATGTTAAAGGGATTATGTGTATGTTATGCTGTTGTCCTTTCAACATTTTTCAGTGTTGCTATATCGGGATATTGGGCATTTGGTAATCAGGCCAAAGGTACAATTTTACTCAACTTTCTAGTTGATGAGAAGCCTCTGTTGCCGACTTGGGTTCTCTTGATGACTAATGTCTTCACCTTCTTGCAAGTAGCAGCTGTTAGTGTG GTTTACTTGCAACCAACAAATGAAGTGCTCGAACGCAAGTTTGTCAATGCCAAGATTGATCAGTTCTCTGTTCGAAATGTAGTGCCAAGGTTGGTTTATCGATCATTGTCTGTCGTGATAGCCACAACAGTTGCAGCTATGTTTCCTTTCTTTGGAGACATCAACGCTCTAATCGGAGCATTTGGTTGTATTCCTCTCGACTTCATTTTGCCAATGGTGTTGTACAATGTTGTATTCAAACCATCCAAGTACAGCCTTCTTTTCTGGGGAAACACAATAATTGCTTCAACCTTTTCAGCATTAGGAGTCTTAGGGGCAATATCTTCAATCCGTCAAATAATTCTTGATGCCAACACGTTTAGTTTGTTTGCTAACGTATAA